Proteins encoded by one window of Microplitis demolitor isolate Queensland-Clemson2020A chromosome 6, iyMicDemo2.1a, whole genome shotgun sequence:
- the LOC103574322 gene encoding uncharacterized protein LOC103574322 translates to MSGNNKNKNKNRGKRSTIESNKNRKLWDQQEKSILLRALKKYGYTDIDNIAKEFPYKSLAAVRTMINKLHLAAKKNSTVKKVQLDEWLNSGFFDSTDTMIPEAFKFISIFENHPTPEQSAGCDFRSLYDLLHRTTLGQPPVDITQMTVETLFYVLNKITHDIWPSCEKQVCEYVERLEQIRTRKVYSNSRVKSSNNLY, encoded by the exons atgagtggtaataacaaaaacaaaaataaaaatcgaggTAAAAGATCAACAAtagaaagtaataaaaatcgtAAATTGTGGGACCAACAAGAGAAATCAATTTTACTTagagcattaaaaaaatatggttatacagatattgataatattgCTAAAGAATTTCCTTATAAATCATTAGCTGCTGTTAGAacaatgattaataaattacatttggcggctaaaaaaaattcaactgtaaaaaaagtacaattaGACGAGTGGTTAAATTCGGGATTTTTTGATAGCACTGACACCATGATACCTGaagcatttaaatttatatcaatatttgaaaatcatcCAACTCCTGAACAATCTGCTGGTTGTGATTTTag atcATTGTATGATTTATTACATCGTACAACATTGGGACAACCGCCTGTTGATATAACACAGATGACCGttgaaacattattttatgtattaaataaaataacacatGATATTTGGCCAAGTTGTGAAAAACAAGTTTGTGAATATGTCGAACGATTAGAACAAATTAGAACACGAAAAGTATATTCTAATTCACGAGTTAAATCTTCAAATaatctttattaa